From Streptomyces sp. TLI_053, a single genomic window includes:
- a CDS encoding helix-turn-helix domain-containing protein yields the protein MPEADSGASTLSAKLDRLFDVVRRPDREPYTHEEVARACREATGETFSATYLWQLRTGRRDNPTKRHLEALAQFFQVPPAYFFDDRQSVRITEELALLGALRDAGVRDVALRAVALSPEGLGTISDMIEAIARREAAGRPDGGSGGSGGRTDGGSVGRTDGRSGGGSGSGHGGR from the coding sequence GTGCCCGAAGCAGACTCCGGTGCGTCCACGCTCTCGGCGAAGCTGGACCGGCTGTTCGACGTGGTCCGCCGTCCCGACCGCGAACCGTACACCCACGAGGAGGTCGCCCGGGCCTGCCGGGAGGCGACCGGCGAGACCTTCTCGGCGACCTATCTGTGGCAGCTCCGCACCGGCCGGCGGGACAATCCGACGAAGCGTCATCTGGAAGCGCTGGCGCAGTTCTTCCAGGTGCCGCCCGCGTACTTCTTCGACGACCGGCAGAGCGTGCGGATCACCGAGGAACTGGCGCTGCTCGGCGCGCTGCGGGACGCCGGGGTGCGGGACGTGGCGCTGCGTGCGGTGGCCCTGTCGCCCGAGGGGCTCGGCACGATCAGCGACATGATCGAGGCGATCGCCCGCCGCGAGGCCGCCGGCCGGCCGGACGGCGGGTCGGGCGGGTCCGGCGGCCGGACCGACGGTGGGTCAGTCGGCCGGACCGACGGCAGGTCCGGCGGCGGGTCCGGCAGTGGGCACGGCGGCAGGTAG
- a CDS encoding ParH-like protein, translating into MGHPGGVERGLWLRCRGVADSIPLPEPFDIGALTDSLTRLRGRPIELVPLSGPAHSPCGVLVCTDRADYIGYAVDTTALHQQHIVLHEIGHLLCRHTGGGAGIGEDVREALTPRLSGELVHRVLGRSAYTQRQEREAELVASLALHRVLRRRRSSVVGQLADGVLRRGIGLGGPRARGTVRHG; encoded by the coding sequence ATGGGGCATCCGGGTGGGGTCGAGCGGGGGCTCTGGCTCCGATGTCGCGGCGTCGCGGACTCGATACCGCTTCCGGAGCCCTTCGACATCGGGGCGCTGACGGACTCGCTCACCCGGCTGCGGGGCAGGCCCATCGAACTGGTCCCGCTCTCCGGCCCCGCGCACTCGCCCTGCGGTGTACTGGTCTGCACCGACCGCGCGGACTACATCGGCTACGCCGTCGACACCACCGCGCTGCACCAACAGCACATCGTGCTGCACGAGATCGGCCATCTCCTGTGCCGGCACACCGGGGGCGGAGCCGGGATCGGCGAGGACGTCCGGGAGGCGTTGACGCCGCGGTTGTCGGGCGAGCTGGTCCACCGGGTGCTCGGGCGGTCGGCGTACACACAGCGGCAGGAGCGGGAGGCCGAGCTCGTGGCCTCCCTGGCGCTGCACCGGGTGCTGCGGCGCCGGCGGTCCTCGGTGGTCGGGCAGCTGGCGGACGGTGTCCTCCGCCGGGGGATCGGACTCGGCGGACCGCGGGCGCGCGGGACGGTGCGGCATGGGTGA
- a CDS encoding DUF6545 domain-containing protein, which produces MGDGGGPVRDWADLRRLGPLWSALRAERPEIELVTPETWFGTGGGRRGDIRFALFRRIIEIRDGQLSLRPHLHPRVPFWVAEVVRPAGTERFAIVVEAAAIAAALEAARAGHRFPVGPAEGWVPHPLAAGLREEAAWLVEVAAAYRRSPVMAHVRRRVRAELAGVATAR; this is translated from the coding sequence ATGGGTGACGGGGGCGGGCCGGTCCGCGACTGGGCCGACCTCCGCCGGCTCGGCCCCCTCTGGTCGGCACTGCGCGCGGAGCGGCCGGAGATCGAACTCGTCACGCCGGAAACGTGGTTCGGCACCGGGGGCGGCCGGCGCGGGGACATCCGCTTCGCGCTGTTCCGGCGGATCATCGAGATCCGCGACGGCCAGCTGTCCCTGCGCCCGCATCTGCACCCCCGGGTGCCGTTCTGGGTGGCCGAGGTGGTCCGCCCGGCCGGGACGGAGAGGTTCGCGATCGTGGTCGAGGCCGCCGCGATCGCCGCCGCGCTGGAGGCGGCCCGCGCCGGGCACCGGTTCCCCGTCGGCCCCGCCGAGGGGTGGGTGCCGCACCCGCTCGCCGCCGGTCTCCGCGAGGAGGCGGCGTGGCTGGTCGAGGTGGCCGCCGCCTACCGCCGTTCACCGGTCATGGCCCATGTCCGGCGCCGGGTGCGGGCGGAGCTGGCCGGGGTCGCGACGGCCCGGTGA
- a CDS encoding tetratricopeptide repeat protein, translating into MAEHRHHWVRAAGRHARVAARATLDLPPVLAVVNADRRLRGPYTAVGSVLRATLPDALARCPEAVTRHDIEILSTTPELRDLVPATRETLTSLAVPKERTRFYSALRTLRIAHGLVEFLDAYLRALGAGPHTLVVEDAHRADPTDGEFLAVLLRRIDPALLTVVVTTGTEPLERPEGPGRETLPEALAAHCAVLDPVEGESAGPGQTGHGQGEHGQAGPAQAGLGRAHIAADGIGDDADALAAYLALPADERARLHDLRRAELETAGESSLRLGAITWHAEHGSDPAGVGADVLRHALDHCMDLGYYHAVVDLGERGRRLVTHESNPNHWWAFTTKMTTSFAALGLAERALPLYDEARALSASPEVHMQAAYATAMLHTRHFEAGRRDHGLARAWVNQAIAFARWHPDPKEREARVVFNRNGLALIEVHQGRPAAALELLDACIARLDETLEPDEHALHRSVLLYNRAQVHAALGHHAQAVADYTAVIECDPNYAEYHFDRGMLWRDLGEPERALADYEHAIRLSPPFPEAYFNRADVLAELGDTAAAAADFGYVLQLDPEFDEARINRASLLLEAGSHDLARADIAAGLERNPRSARLLCLKGQLLAAEEDLAAAAGAYAEAVDIDPGSAEAWALFGELRYQEGDLDGAGSHLARAVELSAEPGIRFNLAVVHHDAGRYGEAVRLLDEVVEATEDVDARLQRARCLLGLDRPEAARADLLACLEADSGAAEQVYGLMPELARG; encoded by the coding sequence ATGGCCGAACACCGCCACCACTGGGTCCGCGCCGCCGGGCGCCACGCCCGCGTCGCCGCCCGCGCGACGCTCGACCTGCCGCCCGTGCTCGCCGTGGTGAACGCCGACCGCCGCCTGCGCGGGCCCTACACCGCCGTCGGCTCGGTCCTGCGGGCGACCCTCCCCGACGCGCTCGCGCGCTGCCCCGAAGCCGTCACCCGGCACGACATCGAGATCCTCTCCACCACCCCCGAGCTGCGGGACCTGGTGCCCGCCACCCGCGAGACGCTCACCTCGCTGGCGGTGCCCAAGGAACGCACCCGCTTCTACTCCGCGCTGCGCACCCTGCGGATCGCGCACGGCCTGGTGGAGTTCCTGGACGCGTACCTGCGCGCCCTCGGCGCGGGCCCGCACACCCTGGTGGTCGAGGACGCGCACCGGGCCGATCCGACCGACGGCGAGTTCCTCGCCGTCCTGCTGCGGCGGATCGACCCGGCACTGCTGACCGTGGTCGTGACCACCGGCACCGAGCCGCTGGAGCGCCCCGAAGGTCCGGGCCGCGAGACGCTGCCCGAGGCGCTCGCCGCCCACTGCGCGGTGCTCGACCCGGTCGAAGGGGAGTCCGCCGGACCCGGGCAGACCGGGCACGGGCAGGGTGAGCACGGGCAGGCCGGTCCCGCGCAGGCCGGACTCGGCCGCGCCCACATCGCCGCCGACGGCATCGGTGACGACGCCGACGCCCTCGCCGCCTACCTCGCGCTCCCGGCCGACGAACGCGCCCGCCTGCACGACCTGCGGCGCGCCGAGCTGGAGACGGCCGGCGAGTCCTCGCTGCGGCTGGGGGCCATCACCTGGCACGCGGAGCACGGCAGCGACCCCGCCGGCGTCGGGGCGGACGTCCTGCGCCACGCCCTCGACCACTGCATGGACCTCGGCTACTACCACGCCGTGGTGGACCTCGGCGAGCGCGGCCGGCGGCTGGTGACGCACGAGAGCAACCCGAACCACTGGTGGGCCTTCACCACCAAGATGACCACCTCCTTCGCCGCGCTCGGCCTCGCGGAGCGCGCCCTGCCGCTGTACGACGAGGCCCGTGCCCTCAGCGCCTCGCCCGAGGTCCACATGCAGGCCGCGTACGCCACCGCGATGCTGCACACCCGGCACTTCGAGGCCGGGCGCCGCGACCACGGGCTGGCCCGCGCCTGGGTCAACCAGGCCATCGCCTTCGCCCGTTGGCACCCGGACCCGAAGGAGCGCGAGGCGCGGGTCGTGTTCAACCGCAACGGCCTCGCGCTGATCGAGGTCCACCAGGGTCGCCCGGCCGCGGCGCTGGAGCTGCTGGACGCCTGCATCGCCCGGCTGGACGAGACGCTGGAACCCGACGAGCACGCGCTGCACCGCTCGGTGCTGCTCTACAACCGGGCCCAGGTGCACGCCGCACTCGGCCACCACGCCCAGGCCGTCGCCGACTACACCGCGGTCATCGAGTGCGACCCCAACTACGCCGAGTACCACTTCGACCGGGGCATGCTCTGGCGCGACCTCGGTGAGCCGGAGCGGGCCCTGGCCGACTACGAGCACGCCATCCGGCTCTCACCGCCTTTCCCCGAGGCCTACTTCAACCGGGCGGACGTGCTCGCCGAGCTGGGCGACACCGCGGCCGCGGCCGCGGACTTCGGGTATGTGCTCCAGCTCGACCCGGAGTTCGACGAGGCCCGGATCAACCGGGCCTCCCTGCTGCTGGAGGCGGGCTCCCACGACCTCGCCCGGGCGGACATCGCGGCCGGACTGGAACGGAACCCCAGGAGCGCCCGACTCCTCTGCCTGAAGGGGCAGTTGCTGGCAGCGGAGGAGGACCTCGCGGCGGCGGCCGGGGCCTACGCGGAGGCCGTCGACATCGATCCCGGGTCCGCCGAGGCGTGGGCGCTGTTCGGGGAACTCCGCTACCAGGAAGGTGACTTGGACGGCGCTGGCAGCCACCTGGCCCGCGCGGTCGAGCTGTCCGCGGAACCGGGCATCCGGTTCAACCTGGCGGTGGTCCACCACGACGCCGGCCGGTACGGGGAGGCGGTCCGGCTGCTCGACGAGGTGGTGGAGGCGACCGAGGACGTGGACGCGCGCCTCCAGCGCGCCCGTTGCCTGCTCGGGCTGGACCGTCCCGAGGCGGCCAGGGCCGATCTGCTCGCCTGCCTGGAGGCCGACTCCGGTGCGGCGGAACAGGTGTACGGGCTGATGCCCGAGCTGGCCCGGGGCTGA